A genomic window from Centroberyx gerrardi isolate f3 chromosome 14, fCenGer3.hap1.cur.20231027, whole genome shotgun sequence includes:
- the nppal gene encoding natriuretic peptide A-like, translating to MNSNISFYCLSVLLLLNLVGAKPVSDLRSLKQLLEEESNAAPYYSSEEMEVEGRDVNAAKAVFGATEEHPWDSDLTNSALAAKENALVRLLKDIMRTSKRSWSRYKKGGLRSCFGVRLERIGSFSGLGC from the exons ATGAATTCAAATATCTCCTTCTACTGTTTGTCTGTACTTTTACTGCTTAATTTAGTAGGAGCCAAACCAGTTTCTGATCTACGG AGTTTGAAGCAACTTTTGGAAGAGGAGAGTAACGCAGCACCGTATTATTCCTCTGAAGAGATGGAGGTCGAGGGGAGAGATGTGAACGCAGCCAAGGCGGTGTTCGGTGCTACAGAGGAGCACCCGTGGGACTCCGACCTGACCAATTCGGCGCTGGCGGCGAAAGAAAACGCCCTCGTGCGTCTCCTCAAAGACATCATGAGGACCTCCAAACGCTCGTGGAGCCGGTACAAGAAGGGCGGGCTGAGAAGCTGCTTCGGTGTCCGGTTAGAGAGGATCGGCTCCTTCAGCGGACTGGGATGCTGA
- the nppb gene encoding natriuretic peptides B: protein MHLSSIPLYSLLLLLNLQHLSAYPISNGLTDDDVDILKVLLHRLEESIPEQSEVDQRVPAERERLHNLNMEENADVEQPQTGLDEAAIREFFSAKNLKAVRNDSSRKNSGCFGRRMDRIGSMSSLGCNTVGRYSKLQRHSNSSTVSYSATVTPVQ, encoded by the exons ATGCATCTTTCTTCCATTCCTCTCTacagcctcctcctgctcttaaACCTGCAGCATCTCAGTGCATATCCCATCAGCAACGGCTTGACCGATGATGATGTTGACATCTTAAAG GTGCTCCTTCACAGACTAGAAGAGTCCATTCCTGAGCAGAGTGAGGTCGACCAGAGAGTCCCTGCTGAAAGGGAAAGGCTTCACAACCTGAATATGGAAGAGAATGCAGATGTAGAGCAGCCCCAAACCGGACTGGATGAGGCTGCGATCAGGGAGTTTTTCTCGGCCAAGAACCTGAAGGCCGTCCGGAACGACTCCTCCAGGAAAAACTCTGGCTGCTTTGGGCGACGGATGGACAGGATTGGCTCCATGAGCTCTCTGGGCTGCAATACTGTCGGCAGATACAGTAAGTTACAGCGCCACAGTAACTCCAGTACAGTAAGTTACAGCGCCACAGTAACTCCAGTGCAGTGA